One genomic window of Wolbachia endosymbiont (group B) of Eucosma cana includes the following:
- a CDS encoding IS110 family transposase — translation MKYYSGLDVSLKETFVSIIDEKGKIVKEEVVVSESKAIAEYLLSQSKEYEAIGIESGQLSISMCKELRSFGLPVICVDARHMAAALSARINKNDKNDARGIAQMMRAGLYKEVLVKSDESCQVKVALGSRRQLMYCREQIMGTIRGLLKIYGIKLGKKSKIVIFSLKVQEAIKDLDKVSKDSIEALVCSLEIIEESIKKLDKILSEKGKKDEDCKLLTTVPGVGIIVAMTYKATIDNPHRFETSDTVGAYMGLTPRQYASGEVNRHGSISKMGPVECRNMLYEAAHTILTVSKKKFKLKSWGIKLAKKKGVKKAVVALARKLAVIMHRMLVDKTEFYYQ, via the coding sequence ATGAAATATTATAGCGGATTAGATGTCTCACTCAAAGAAACTTTTGTAAGTATCATTGATGAGAAAGGAAAAATTGTAAAAGAAGAAGTTGTTGTGAGCGAAAGCAAGGCAATAGCTGAGTATTTGCTCAGTCAAAGTAAAGAGTATGAAGCAATAGGAATAGAAAGTGGGCAATTGTCAATATCGATGTGCAAAGAGTTAAGGAGCTTTGGATTACCAGTAATTTGTGTAGATGCGAGGCATATGGCAGCAGCATTGTCTGCGAGAATCAATAAAAACGATAAAAATGATGCAAGGGGTATAGCACAAATGATGAGAGCTGGGCTGTATAAAGAGGTATTAGTAAAATCAGATGAGTCTTGTCAAGTTAAGGTAGCGCTCGGAAGTAGAAGGCAGTTAATGTATTGCAGAGAGCAAATTATGGGAACAATAAGAGGGCTATTGAAGATATACGGAATAAAGCTTGGCAAGAAGTCAAAGATTGTAATCTTTTCTTTAAAAGTGCAAGAAGCAATAAAAGATCTAGATAAAGTCAGTAAGGATTCAATTGAAGCATTAGTTTGTAGTTTGGAAATAATAGAAGAATCAATAAAAAAGCTTGATAAAATATTATCAGAGAAAGGCAAGAAAGACGAAGATTGCAAATTATTAACTACTGTACCAGGAGTTGGTATTATAGTAGCAATGACGTATAAGGCTACAATTGATAATCCACATAGGTTTGAAACATCTGATACAGTCGGAGCCTATATGGGATTGACGCCAAGACAGTACGCTTCTGGAGAAGTTAATCGTCATGGTAGCATATCAAAGATGGGACCGGTAGAATGTAGAAATATGTTGTATGAAGCTGCGCATACAATACTGACAGTTAGCAAGAAAAAATTCAAATTAAAAAGCTGGGGAATAAAGCTTGCAAAAAAGAAGGGTGTAAAGAAAGCAGTAGTTGCATTAGCAAGAAAACTAGCTGTAATTATGCATAGAATGTTGGTTGATAAAACAGAATTTTATTATCAATAA
- a CDS encoding SDR family NAD(P)-dependent oxidoreductase: MDLAKEKEMGDLEGKIALITGASGGIGSSVAKRFVKEGACVILISRSLDNLKPLYNEIEELKEGSVKLIQLDLLDFESVKVLPNMIESLKLSESGTLDILIACTEILGKLSSVHDCELEDLQNVMNTNFTASWYLLKNLGPILKKSNAGRAIFMTSEITLSPSSYPYWVPYAASKAALEAMVKIYASETKHTNLCINAVYSEGPIDSEMYKQAFSGKDISELVPPDKLTDKFVELASEDCSISGQILPLSKSPE; encoded by the coding sequence ATGGATCTTGCTAAGGAGAAAGAAATGGGTGACTTAGAAGGTAAAATAGCTTTAATTACCGGAGCTTCAGGTGGAATAGGCTCTTCTGTTGCAAAAAGATTTGTAAAAGAAGGTGCATGTGTAATTCTGATTTCCAGATCTCTTGATAATCTCAAGCCATTGTATAACGAAATTGAAGAGCTGAAAGAAGGCTCTGTGAAACTAATTCAGCTTGATCTTTTGGATTTTGAGAGCGTAAAAGTACTGCCAAACATGATAGAAAGCCTGAAATTATCAGAATCTGGAACACTTGATATACTGATTGCATGCACTGAAATTTTAGGTAAGTTGAGCTCTGTTCATGATTGTGAGCTTGAAGATCTACAGAACGTAATGAATACAAATTTTACTGCCAGTTGGTACTTGCTAAAAAATTTGGGTCCAATACTAAAAAAGTCTAATGCTGGAAGAGCGATATTCATGACCTCAGAGATAACACTTTCTCCTTCCTCTTATCCATATTGGGTACCATATGCTGCAAGTAAGGCTGCACTAGAAGCAATGGTGAAGATATATGCATCTGAGACAAAACATACGAACTTATGCATAAATGCCGTGTATTCGGAAGGGCCTATCGATAGTGAAATGTATAAGCAAGCATTTTCGGGAAAAGATATATCTGAATTGGTGCCACCTGATAAACTGACAGACAAATTTGTAGAACTTGCTTCTGAAGATTGTAGCATATCAGGACAAATCTTACCACTTAGCAAATCTCCCGAGTAA
- the carB gene encoding carbamoyl-phosphate synthase large subunit: MPKRTDIESILVIGAGPIVIGQACEFDYSGTQSCKVLKSEGYKVILVNSNPATIMTDSEFSDATYIEPVLPEIIEKIIIKERPDAILPTMGGQTALNCAIKLADDGVLDKYNVELIGVNREAIKKAEDRELFRQSMDKIGLKYPKSIIIKNQEQIKKALDYIGLPAIIRSSFTLGGAGSGIAYNKEEFFNIAESALKISPINEVQIDESIMGWKEYEMEVIRDCKDNCIIVCSIENVDPMGVHTGDSITVAPALTLRDAEYQQMRNASIAVLREIDVSAGGANVQFAVNPKEDGSLVVIEMNPRVSRSSALASKATGYPIAKVVTKLAIGYSLDEIRNDCAPVIPAAFEPAIDYIVTKIPRFEFEKFKGTNCELSTSMKSVGEVMSIGRTFNESLQKAFRSLETDLTGLDEVFPENTDIDHIRSQLAKLLPNRLLIAADAMRHGISIEEINSITGYDLWFLQNIQQIILAEQKIKENGLPGTAYEMLELKKMGFSDARLAKLSNKKVEQIEAIRKRFGTKQVYKRVDTCAAEFESSTAYMYGCYEGDVENKTECEANISDRKKVVILGSGPNRIGQGIEFDYACVHAASAAKEMGYETIMINCNPETVSTDYDTADRLYFAPLIAEDVLEILSKEQENGTLVGVIVQIGGQTPLKLAKVLNERGFKILGTSFDSIDLAEDRMRFKNLALQLNLKQPENSICHSVEEALTNAEKVGFPLVVRPSYVLGGQSMSIRHDTQSFKEYVLNQTKIFEHGSLLLDKFLVNAVEVDVDAVCDGKKVFIAAVMEHIEEAGIHSGDSTCSIPTNTLSDEVIKEIELQTERIALALKVKGLINIQFAVQESDVYILEVNLRASRTVPFISKVINIPVAKLATQVILGKNLNQENKPFNHFAVKAAVFPFTRFAGVDTLLGPEMKSTGEVMGIDLSFEAALAKVHMAAGYKLPTEGAALVSVKDDDKECILPVVRMLKELSFEIYATKGTASYLNNNGIAAKAVNKVREGRPHIVDMLKDGKINLVINTSKGVKSVSDSKDIRRTAILQNIAYSTTASGSKALALAIQYVKNSKLEVKSLQQIQNV, encoded by the coding sequence ATGCCAAAACGCACAGATATAGAATCTATATTAGTAATAGGAGCAGGCCCAATAGTTATAGGTCAGGCATGCGAGTTTGATTATTCTGGAACGCAAAGCTGTAAAGTATTAAAAAGTGAAGGTTATAAAGTCATTTTAGTTAACTCCAACCCCGCAACTATAATGACAGATTCTGAATTCTCTGATGCAACTTATATTGAGCCGGTGCTACCTGAAATCATAGAGAAAATTATAATTAAGGAGAGGCCAGACGCAATATTACCAACAATGGGAGGGCAAACAGCACTTAATTGTGCAATAAAACTTGCAGATGATGGAGTGTTAGACAAATACAACGTAGAATTAATAGGAGTAAATAGAGAAGCAATAAAAAAAGCGGAAGATAGAGAATTATTTCGCCAATCCATGGATAAAATAGGTCTAAAATACCCCAAAAGTATCATTATAAAAAATCAAGAACAAATAAAAAAGGCTTTGGATTACATTGGATTACCAGCAATCATCCGTTCATCATTCACTCTTGGTGGCGCAGGTAGCGGCATAGCATACAATAAAGAGGAGTTTTTCAATATTGCAGAAAGTGCTCTCAAAATTTCACCAATAAATGAAGTTCAGATAGATGAATCAATTATGGGCTGGAAGGAATATGAAATGGAAGTTATCCGTGACTGCAAGGATAACTGTATAATAGTGTGTTCAATAGAAAATGTTGATCCAATGGGAGTGCACACCGGAGATAGTATCACAGTTGCTCCTGCTTTGACTCTGCGTGATGCTGAATATCAACAAATGAGAAATGCATCTATAGCAGTGCTGAGGGAAATTGATGTTAGCGCCGGTGGTGCAAATGTGCAGTTTGCAGTGAATCCTAAAGAAGATGGAAGCCTCGTTGTGATTGAAATGAATCCAAGGGTTTCTCGCTCTTCTGCACTTGCTTCAAAAGCAACAGGTTATCCTATTGCAAAAGTTGTAACTAAACTTGCTATCGGCTATTCACTCGATGAGATACGTAATGATTGCGCTCCAGTTATACCTGCTGCATTTGAACCAGCGATTGATTACATCGTCACTAAAATTCCTCGATTTGAGTTTGAGAAATTTAAGGGGACGAATTGTGAACTATCAACTTCCATGAAATCAGTGGGGGAAGTAATGTCGATCGGCCGCACTTTTAATGAGTCACTGCAGAAAGCTTTTCGTTCACTTGAAACTGATCTTACAGGACTTGATGAAGTATTTCCTGAAAATACTGATATTGATCACATCAGATCTCAATTAGCAAAATTGCTGCCAAACAGATTACTGATTGCTGCTGACGCAATGCGCCACGGAATTAGCATAGAAGAAATAAATTCGATTACAGGATATGACTTATGGTTTTTGCAGAATATACAGCAAATTATATTAGCTGAACAAAAAATCAAGGAAAATGGCCTTCCTGGAACTGCATATGAAATGTTAGAGCTGAAAAAAATGGGATTTTCAGATGCAAGGTTGGCAAAGTTAAGCAATAAGAAAGTAGAGCAAATTGAAGCAATAAGGAAAAGGTTTGGTACTAAACAAGTTTATAAACGTGTAGACACCTGTGCAGCTGAATTTGAATCGAGCACTGCTTATATGTATGGCTGCTATGAGGGTGATGTTGAAAATAAAACGGAATGTGAGGCGAATATTTCGGATCGAAAAAAAGTTGTCATTTTAGGAAGTGGTCCAAACCGCATTGGTCAGGGTATTGAGTTTGATTATGCATGCGTACATGCAGCTTCTGCCGCCAAAGAAATGGGATATGAAACAATAATGATTAACTGTAATCCAGAAACCGTCTCAACTGACTACGATACCGCTGATCGTTTATATTTCGCCCCACTGATTGCAGAGGATGTGCTTGAAATACTAAGCAAAGAGCAAGAAAATGGCACACTGGTTGGTGTAATAGTTCAAATCGGCGGGCAAACGCCTTTAAAGTTAGCCAAAGTGCTTAACGAGAGAGGTTTCAAAATTCTGGGAACTTCGTTTGATTCTATTGACCTTGCAGAAGATCGCATGAGATTTAAAAATCTTGCTTTGCAACTTAATTTAAAACAACCTGAAAATTCTATCTGCCATTCAGTAGAAGAAGCGTTAACCAACGCAGAAAAGGTGGGGTTTCCACTAGTAGTCAGGCCATCATATGTCCTCGGCGGTCAGTCTATGTCGATTAGACACGATACTCAGAGCTTTAAAGAGTATGTCTTGAATCAAACCAAAATTTTTGAACACGGATCGCTGCTTCTTGATAAATTTTTAGTCAATGCAGTTGAGGTTGACGTTGATGCTGTATGTGATGGGAAAAAAGTTTTCATTGCAGCGGTCATGGAGCACATTGAAGAAGCTGGTATCCACTCTGGCGATTCAACATGCTCAATACCGACAAATACATTGAGTGACGAAGTAATAAAAGAGATCGAGCTCCAAACTGAAAGAATAGCATTAGCATTAAAAGTGAAAGGTCTGATAAACATTCAGTTTGCTGTTCAAGAGAGTGATGTATACATACTTGAAGTGAATTTAAGGGCTAGCCGTACAGTTCCTTTCATTTCCAAGGTAATCAACATTCCTGTTGCAAAGCTTGCCACTCAGGTTATTTTGGGTAAAAATTTGAATCAGGAAAACAAGCCTTTCAATCATTTTGCAGTTAAAGCTGCTGTTTTTCCATTTACCCGCTTTGCAGGAGTTGATACTTTACTTGGTCCTGAAATGAAATCAACAGGAGAAGTGATGGGAATTGACTTATCTTTCGAAGCTGCACTTGCAAAAGTGCACATGGCTGCAGGATACAAGTTACCAACAGAAGGAGCAGCTCTGGTTTCAGTAAAAGATGATGATAAAGAGTGTATATTGCCTGTTGTACGAATGTTGAAAGAACTGAGTTTTGAAATATATGCCACCAAAGGCACAGCTTCGTATCTGAACAATAACGGCATTGCTGCAAAAGCTGTAAATAAAGTGAGAGAAGGCAGACCCCACATAGTTGATATGCTCAAAGATGGAAAAATAAATCTAGTGATCAATACCTCAAAAGGTGTAAAGTCAGTCTCAGACAGCAAAGATATTCGCAGAACTGCTATTTTGCAAAATATAGCTTATAGCACCACAGCTTCTGGAAGTAAAGCGTTAGCGCTTGCAATTCAATATGTAAAGAATAGCAAATTGGAAGTGAAATCATTACAGCAGATACAAAACGTTTAA
- a CDS encoding KAP family NTPase — MCFKKFISLVRFRKKEDEQLPKVITWENDCLNYKQAASRFSTVIKTIDQFFSIVSLEGYDKWGKTFFLKEWVKDLGQQNEIAAYYSAWDISALDQPLPSFLHFLFEDLFASYKVKRSVIQQFKNINQELFSLNTLGKLISKSPLAMLSVFLDAAKEADKKDIGFVLGELNLLQRRKENIRDFKIQLADVVNKIRKDKNIYIMVDDLDICRPKFIVDFLESIKYMLDVEGLVFIISVSQDKSNVQRAISTILGPNFSLKSFTDLSLHLPKEPTERFIRKLFESVELPKKSKSLIIDSFIFYAESFSLSLKAIQYCVKKIKLCYVKVDPNLFTFLVILQSVNTDLYEELYSLPQKALEKIKSALILNSSKEWEKLKTSLETTFKEKESKNHKSLKQIRDIIF, encoded by the coding sequence ATGTGCTTTAAAAAATTTATATCATTAGTAAGGTTCAGAAAAAAAGAAGACGAGCAATTACCTAAGGTAATAACTTGGGAGAATGATTGCTTAAACTATAAACAAGCTGCAAGTAGATTTAGTACTGTAATTAAGACAATCGATCAGTTTTTTTCAATTGTCTCCTTAGAAGGATATGATAAGTGGGGTAAAACATTTTTTTTGAAAGAATGGGTAAAGGATCTAGGGCAGCAAAATGAAATTGCAGCTTATTACAGCGCATGGGATATTAGTGCGCTAGATCAACCATTGCCTTCTTTTTTGCATTTCCTGTTTGAGGATCTATTCGCATCATACAAAGTAAAAAGGAGTGTTATACAGCAGTTCAAAAACATAAACCAAGAACTATTTTCTCTCAATACATTAGGAAAGCTAATCAGTAAATCTCCACTTGCTATGCTTTCAGTATTTCTCGATGCTGCAAAAGAGGCTGATAAGAAAGACATTGGTTTTGTCTTGGGTGAGTTAAATCTTCTCCAAAGGAGAAAAGAGAACATTAGAGATTTTAAAATACAACTAGCAGATGTGGTTAATAAAATCAGGAAAGACAAAAACATTTATATAATGGTGGATGATCTTGATATATGCCGCCCTAAATTCATTGTTGATTTTTTAGAATCCATAAAGTATATGCTCGATGTGGAAGGACTGGTTTTCATTATCTCTGTTAGTCAAGATAAAAGTAACGTGCAAAGAGCAATCAGCACAATACTTGGACCAAATTTCAGCCTAAAATCTTTTACTGATCTCTCTTTGCATTTACCAAAAGAGCCAACAGAGAGGTTTATAAGAAAGCTATTTGAAAGTGTTGAATTACCGAAAAAATCAAAGAGTTTAATAATAGATAGCTTTATATTTTACGCAGAAAGCTTCTCATTATCATTAAAAGCAATACAGTACTGCGTAAAGAAAATAAAGCTATGTTATGTGAAAGTTGATCCAAATTTATTTACATTTTTAGTAATACTACAGTCAGTAAACACTGATTTGTATGAGGAATTATATTCATTACCTCAGAAAGCACTGGAGAAGATTAAGAGCGCTTTGATTCTAAACAGTTCGAAAGAATGGGAAAAGCTTAAAACTTCTCTTGAAACTACTTTTAAAGAAAAAGAATCAAAGAATCATAAATCTTTGAAGCAAATAAGAGATATTATATTCTAG
- the htpG gene encoding molecular chaperone HtpG, protein MHNVQETENLKFDAEVGKVLNIVIHSLYTNKDIFLRELISNASDACDKLRYESQLNPNLLDSSDELKITISSNKDKNELYITDNGIGMNRQDLIDNLGTIASSGTQKFLDAIKNNKDSNQAVELIGKFGVGFYSSFMVASEVIVESRKAGEEESWVWKSKGDGEYSISKLDGQISRGTKITLIMRPEESEFLDKFRIENIVTTYSDHINFPVEFVNEEGKSEKLNSKAAIWTKPKNDVTPEEHNDFFRGVAHVGGEPWMIFHNKNEGAIEYTNLLYVPSIRPFDLFHPDRRCSVKLYVNKVFITEDNVQIIPQYLRFLKGVVDSPDLPLNISRETLQNNRVVEQIRKSLTKRIISELGKKAKENLEEYTKFWGNFGAVLKEGLCEAMPTDEREALLSICRFHSTSDGKLVSIDDYISRMKPEQEHIYYLTGNSLDSVKNSPQLEGFVSKGLEVLLFVDPVDDFWTSVIHEYKDQKFKSVTRADVDLEKFSSEEGKKDEENKSDENKSEENADSILEYFTKVLGSLVKSVKISKKLTDSPVCLAVDEGTMDLRMERFLREQKQLNYRTPKVLEINIKHPLIRNIMESYAENGENPTLGDMIYLLFYQACIVEGEEMEDVSLFAKRLNNLLGKISI, encoded by the coding sequence ATGCACAATGTACAAGAAACTGAAAATTTAAAATTTGATGCTGAAGTAGGGAAAGTACTGAATATAGTAATCCACTCACTCTATACTAATAAGGATATTTTCTTGCGTGAGTTAATATCAAACGCATCAGATGCATGTGATAAATTGCGCTATGAATCACAATTAAATCCTAATTTATTAGATTCAAGTGATGAATTAAAGATTACTATTAGCTCCAATAAAGATAAGAATGAGCTGTATATAACCGATAATGGAATTGGAATGAACAGACAGGATTTAATAGATAATCTTGGTACGATTGCAAGTTCTGGTACGCAAAAATTCTTGGATGCAATTAAGAATAATAAAGATTCAAACCAAGCTGTAGAACTGATTGGAAAATTTGGTGTTGGTTTTTATTCAAGCTTCATGGTTGCCTCAGAAGTTATAGTAGAATCAAGAAAAGCAGGAGAAGAAGAGTCTTGGGTATGGAAATCTAAAGGAGATGGAGAATATTCAATCAGCAAGTTAGATGGTCAAATCTCTCGTGGCACAAAAATTACGCTCATCATGCGTCCTGAAGAAAGCGAATTTTTAGACAAATTCCGTATTGAAAACATCGTTACTACTTACTCTGACCACATAAATTTTCCCGTTGAGTTTGTAAATGAAGAAGGAAAAAGTGAAAAATTAAATAGCAAAGCTGCAATTTGGACTAAGCCAAAAAATGACGTTACTCCAGAAGAGCACAACGACTTCTTCCGTGGTGTTGCACATGTGGGCGGTGAGCCTTGGATGATATTTCATAATAAAAATGAAGGTGCAATAGAGTATACGAACTTGCTTTATGTTCCTTCTATCAGGCCTTTTGATTTATTTCATCCAGATAGACGCTGCTCTGTAAAATTGTATGTAAATAAAGTGTTTATCACTGAAGATAATGTGCAGATTATACCGCAGTACTTGCGTTTTTTGAAAGGTGTGGTTGATTCACCGGATTTGCCTCTCAATATCAGCAGAGAAACACTGCAAAATAATCGTGTAGTTGAGCAGATTAGGAAATCTTTAACTAAGCGCATAATATCAGAGCTCGGCAAAAAAGCAAAAGAGAATTTAGAGGAATACACAAAATTCTGGGGCAATTTTGGTGCGGTGTTAAAAGAAGGTCTTTGCGAAGCTATGCCAACTGATGAAAGAGAAGCATTGCTTTCCATTTGCAGATTTCATAGCACCAGTGATGGTAAGCTAGTTAGCATTGATGATTATATAAGCAGAATGAAGCCTGAACAGGAACATATCTACTATCTCACAGGTAATAGTCTCGATTCAGTGAAAAACAGTCCACAACTTGAAGGATTTGTCAGTAAGGGATTGGAGGTGCTTCTATTTGTTGATCCAGTTGATGATTTCTGGACTAGCGTAATTCATGAATATAAAGATCAAAAATTTAAGTCTGTGACCCGCGCTGATGTTGATTTAGAAAAATTCTCTTCAGAAGAAGGTAAGAAAGATGAAGAAAATAAATCAGATGAAAACAAAAGCGAAGAAAACGCGGATTCTATACTCGAATACTTCACCAAGGTTCTTGGAAGCTTAGTAAAAAGTGTAAAGATCTCTAAGAAATTAACCGATAGTCCTGTGTGTCTAGCAGTTGATGAAGGAACTATGGATCTCCGTATGGAGCGTTTTTTACGTGAACAGAAGCAGCTAAATTACCGCACGCCAAAAGTACTTGAAATTAACATTAAGCATCCTTTGATAAGAAACATAATGGAATCTTACGCTGAAAATGGTGAAAATCCAACACTTGGAGATATGATTTACTTATTGTTCTATCAAGCTTGTATAGTGGAAGGTGAAGAGATGGAAGACGTAAGTCTATTTGCTAAAAGGCTCAATAACTTGCTTGGCAAAATTTCTATTTAA
- a CDS encoding IS3-like element ISWpi17 family transposase (programmed frameshift): MATKKYEPELKAKIALEAIKNQKSTAEICSEYKIPSTNLYDWRDRVLARLKDLFVEESESARKQRILAQEIESLHKVIGELTVENSYLKKKFTEISKKDRVRFIEKDSDLSIRKQADLLGICRSSLYYRPIINNESEVANLIQEVYLASDCRYGYRKITAEIIASGVVVNHKKILRIMKKMKISGLYCRKRCNTSIKEKKHKIYPYLLKDLIICRVNQVWATDITYIMVEGKFIYFVAIMDLYSRYIIAHSLSPYLDAGFCLYTLKEALKQGKPEIFNSDQGVQFTSYNFIMELERANIKISMDHKGRCFDNIFVERLWRTLKQEAIYYYRPNSIRDLNLIINDFVAWYNYRRRHQTLHYKVPADLYYHKQ, translated from the exons ATGGCAACAAAAAAATATGAACCAGAGTTAAAAGCAAAGATAGCTTTGGAAGCAATAAAAAATCAAAAAAGCACAGCTGAGATATGTAGTGAATATAAAATACCATCAACAAATCTATATGATTGGCGTGATAGAGTATTGGCAAGGTTAAAAGACCTATTTGTTGAAGAAAGTGAAAGTGCGAGAAAACAAAGAATCTTAGCGCAAGAAATAGAAAGTTTACATAAAGTAATAGGAGAATTGACAGTGGAAAATAGCTATTTGAAAAAAAAAT TTACTGAAATAAGCAAAAAAGATAGAGTAAGGTTTATAGAAAAAGATTCTGATCTGTCAATTAGGAAACAGGCTGATTTATTGGGGATTTGCAGATCTAGCCTATATTATAGGCCTATAATTAATAACGAAAGTGAAGTAGCAAATTTGATTCAAGAAGTATATTTGGCTTCTGATTGCCGTTATGGATATCGTAAAATTACTGCTGAAATCATAGCGAGTGGAGTAGTAGTCAATCACAAAAAAATCTTAAGAATTATGAAAAAAATGAAGATTAGTGGGCTGTATTGTAGAAAAAGATGTAATACAAGTATTAAAGAAAAAAAGCATAAAATATATCCTTATTTACTCAAAGATTTGATTATTTGTAGAGTTAATCAGGTATGGGCTACTGATATAACATATATTATGGTAGAAGGTAAGTTTATCTATTTTGTGGCAATAATGGACTTGTATAGTCGCTATATTATTGCTCATTCATTATCACCATATCTCGATGCTGGATTTTGCCTTTATACTCTCAAAGAAGCTCTAAAACAAGGTAAACCTGAGATTTTTAATAGTGATCAGGGGGTGCAGTTTACTAGCTACAACTTTATTATGGAATTAGAGCGTGCTAATATTAAAATCAGTATGGACCATAAAGGACGTTGCTTCGACAATATATTTGTTGAGCGCTTATGGAGAACTTTAAAGCAAGAAGCTATATATTATTATAGACCAAATAGTATCAGAGATTTAAATCTTATAATAAATGATTTTGTTGCTTGGTATAACTATAGAAGGCGACATCAGACTCTACATTATAAAGTTCCTGCTGATCTTTATTATCATAAACAGTAA
- the recR gene encoding recombination mediator RecR: MNIKSLVHAFSKLPSLGPSSSRRLVIHLLQNKERVMLPLASLIRELADLIIECKICGNLDTKSPCSICINPKRDTKLMCVVEELGDLWAFEKGNIYSGMYHVLGGRLSAINGIGPKELNLDNIPKRVIESKVEEVIIAINSTLEGQVTAQYIIELLKNLNVKISRLACGIPIGGEIDYLDEGTLRIALTSRQDIK, encoded by the coding sequence ATTAATATAAAGAGTTTAGTTCATGCTTTTTCTAAATTGCCAAGTTTAGGTCCATCATCATCAAGAAGGCTAGTTATACATTTGCTCCAGAACAAAGAGAGGGTCATGCTACCACTTGCATCTTTGATTAGAGAATTAGCGGATCTTATAATAGAGTGTAAGATTTGTGGAAACCTAGATACTAAATCGCCATGTTCCATTTGTATTAACCCAAAGCGTGACACCAAGTTAATGTGTGTAGTAGAAGAATTGGGCGATTTATGGGCATTTGAAAAAGGAAATATATATTCAGGTATGTATCATGTTTTAGGTGGCAGATTATCAGCAATAAATGGCATCGGTCCAAAAGAACTCAATCTTGATAATATTCCTAAAAGAGTTATAGAATCTAAAGTTGAAGAGGTCATTATTGCAATCAATTCGACATTGGAGGGCCAAGTTACTGCACAATATATAATTGAATTGCTAAAAAACTTAAATGTGAAAATATCGCGCCTTGCTTGTGGCATACCGATAGGTGGAGAAATTGACTACTTAGATGAAGGAACGCTAAGAATAGCACTTACTTCAAGACAGGATATTAAATAA
- a CDS encoding ankyrin repeat domain-containing protein — protein sequence MSLHHSIAITVCCLYDALLLQDEKNQDTPLHAAIKKNRADFVKKLLCILKELYRANEFYKHKYFEHKQENEKPLFKVINTKNESGKDVITLAIEGNNSECISALFNYLIRENINRRKDAENEYTPLHEAVLLNKNEAIKELLKSRDIDTELIDKESYKAYNYANNKEAIELFIKYYSSKISELRIKLEDNNKKLARIKCVLSKTKLTCVCLAAFGSCFRMYRNSHDIINEEVSEDMLYYSLALLANTTGLILFFNYLIDTILSKYEEKNSSLNKESDNYVEERNMLKNKLRHFQKRGAGVTTQMYEIISVIPESDLSYSRL from the coding sequence ATGTCTCTCCATCATTCAATCGCAATTACAGTATGTTGTTTGTATGATGCCTTATTGTTGCAAGATGAGAAAAATCAGGACACACCTTTACATGCGGCTATTAAAAAAAATCGTGCTGATTTTGTAAAAAAGCTTTTGTGTATCCTTAAGGAGCTATACCGTGCGAATGAGTTTTACAAGCACAAATATTTTGAACATAAGCAAGAGAATGAAAAGCCGCTTTTCAAAGTTATTAATACTAAGAACGAAAGCGGAAAAGACGTAATTACTCTGGCTATTGAAGGTAATAATTCAGAATGCATTTCAGCTCTTTTTAACTACTTAATTCGTGAAAATATTAACAGAAGAAAAGATGCTGAAAATGAGTACACACCTCTACACGAAGCTGTGCTTCTTAACAAAAATGAAGCAATCAAAGAGCTTCTGAAATCAAGAGATATAGATACTGAACTCATAGATAAGGAATCTTACAAAGCATATAATTATGCTAATAACAAAGAGGCAATAGAATTGTTTATTAAGTACTATAGCAGTAAAATTAGTGAGTTACGTATAAAATTAGAAGATAATAATAAAAAATTAGCGCGAATTAAGTGCGTCCTAAGCAAAACAAAACTTACTTGTGTATGCTTAGCAGCCTTTGGCTCTTGTTTTAGAATGTATAGAAATTCCCATGACATAATAAATGAAGAAGTGAGTGAAGATATGTTATATTATTCTCTTGCATTGCTTGCCAACACTACAGGTCTAATATTATTTTTTAATTATTTGATCGATACAATACTTTCCAAGTATGAAGAAAAAAATTCTAGTTTGAATAAAGAATCAGACAATTATGTAGAAGAAAGAAACATGTTGAAAAATAAATTGCGTCACTTTCAAAAAAGAGGTGCTGGAGTAACTACGCAAATGTATGAGATAATTTCAGTTATACCTGAGTCAGACTTAAGTTACAGTAGATTGTGA